The Elephas maximus indicus isolate mEleMax1 chromosome 19, mEleMax1 primary haplotype, whole genome shotgun sequence genome contains a region encoding:
- the C1QTNF1 gene encoding complement C1q tumor necrosis factor-related protein 1 yields MGALALGLQLGCCLLLIFAYAPVLGRTPRGQQNQQEHEATLGDSKAEGTKEPPPPRGHPERAEEEHEKYSPRQAEEPPASRCFRCCDLSAPVYQPIPVPQINITILKGEKGDRGDRGLQGKYGKTGSVGARGHMGPKGQKGSVGAPGDRCKNHYAAFSVGRKKPLHSNDYYQTVVFDTEFVNLYGHFNMFTGKFYCYVPGIYFFSLNVHTWNQKETYLHIMRNAEEAVILYAQVSDRSIMQSQSLMLELREQDEVWVRLFKGERENAIFSDEFDTYITFSGYLVKHAAEP; encoded by the exons ATGGGTGCACTCGCTCTGGGACTCCAGCTGGGCTGCTGTCTGCTGCTGATCTTCGCCTATGCCCCAGTGCTGGGCCGCACACCCCGTGGCCAGCAGAACCAGCAGGAACACGAGGCGACTCTGGGAGATAGCAAGGCTGAGGGGACCAAGGAGCCACCGCCACCACGGGGCCACCCTGAGAG GGCTGAAGAAGAACATGAAAAATACAGCCCCCGCCAGGCCGAGGAGCCACCAGCTTCCAGGTGCTTCCGCTGCTGTGACCTCAGTGCCCCCGTGTACCAGCCGATCCCAGTGCCGCAGATCAACATCACAATACTGAAAG GTGAGAAAGGCGATCGAGGAGACCGAGGCCTCCAGGGGAAATATGGCAAAACCGGCTCAGTGGGCGCCCGGGGCCACATGGGCCCCAAAGGGCAGAAAGGCTCAGTGGGGGCCCCCGGGGACCGCTGCAAGAACCACTACGCGGCCTTCTCTGTGGGCCGGAAAAAACCACTGCACAGCAACGACTACTACCAAACGGTGGTCTTTGACACGGAGTTCGTGAACCTCTACGGTCACTTCAACATGTTCACCGGCAAGTTCTACTGCTACGTGCCTGGCATCTACTTCTTCAGCCTCAATGTGCACACGTGGAACCAGAAGGAGACGTACCTGCACATCATGAGGAACGCAGAGGAGGCGGTCATCCTGTACGCACAGGTGAGCGACCGTAGCATCATGCAAAGCCAGAGCCTCATGCTGGAGCTGCGGGAGCAGGACGAGGTCTGGGTGCGCCTCTTCAAGGGCGAGCGCGAGAACGCCATCTTCAGCGACGAGTTCGACACCTACATCACCTTCAGTGGCTACCTGGTCAAGCACGCCGCTGAGCCCTAG